The Cryomorphaceae bacterium 1068 genome includes a region encoding these proteins:
- a CDS encoding DUF3857 domain-containing protein: MNNLLFCKRQYVSILHVCILFFIPFFLKAQLAENSEFKAVEIEKVTELDFVVSDSLYEEEDGAIYLYNTGRSKLEYDPRGKPELTLVRKFRILVLNEKGLNMADRAIFLYIGENDAQTISGVHGKVYNLANGQVETEKLKNSDWQLHEYNDEYKIARITFRNVKVGSIIELEYVVYDPFVFRMDDWDFQLEEPVVYSQYQVSYPGNFGYKILKLGHHPLDQSKTFTKRVLRGAGVAASFDYDQVNYLFSAKNIPALRSEPFIDSPENYRATILTELHYFDNERTGERTFFYNNWLDSVDEFYKNGKNQFYLDAEDLGGYFKVESDDLSENEKIKDIYDQVRSGLRSSGEEGRITMDRRPKEVVLSGTASANEINMILVSALRKNGIEAYPFLYAKRNRKKVLSEFPIFTQFYSIMAIAYVDDSYTLLDASDITLTPGEIGEMSYNGEGLSAKPKSPRWFPLKSRLPSNQRCSVELSEVDETSVNGEMRVTLSGIYADRVRHKLSDTEVSDLGNYFKLSEGVTLEYVDSNVNEYVDKLEINFKISISLETFGGSYVFPAVVVEPITDNPFDKKNRKYPVVYPDRWQESYTCLLRLDAEKYDVIVPDSKNLILPGEEAELSFAASYNFGSLVVRSTVKMNEDQYSLDKYTSLRTFYDHVVGAQTSFIEIQKK, encoded by the coding sequence ATGAACAACCTCCTGTTTTGTAAGCGACAATACGTTAGCATTTTGCACGTCTGCATTTTGTTCTTTATTCCCTTTTTTCTCAAAGCTCAATTGGCTGAAAATTCAGAGTTTAAAGCGGTTGAAATCGAGAAAGTCACTGAGTTGGACTTCGTCGTTTCCGATTCTTTATATGAAGAAGAAGATGGTGCGATATACCTCTACAATACGGGTCGTTCAAAGTTAGAATACGACCCGAGAGGGAAGCCTGAGTTAACATTGGTAAGAAAGTTTCGCATCTTGGTATTAAATGAGAAAGGACTAAATATGGCTGACCGAGCCATTTTTCTTTACATCGGTGAAAATGATGCCCAAACCATTTCGGGTGTGCATGGAAAGGTTTATAACTTGGCAAACGGGCAGGTGGAAACGGAGAAGCTTAAAAATTCAGATTGGCAGTTACATGAATACAACGATGAGTATAAAATCGCTCGGATCACATTTAGAAATGTGAAAGTTGGCAGTATAATCGAGCTCGAATATGTGGTTTATGATCCCTTCGTATTTCGTATGGATGATTGGGATTTCCAGCTTGAAGAACCTGTGGTCTACAGTCAGTATCAAGTTTCATATCCGGGCAATTTTGGCTATAAAATCCTCAAGTTGGGTCATCACCCATTGGATCAGTCAAAGACTTTTACTAAAAGGGTTCTGCGTGGTGCTGGCGTAGCCGCTAGTTTTGATTATGATCAAGTGAACTATCTCTTTTCAGCGAAGAATATACCTGCATTAAGGTCAGAGCCTTTTATTGATTCTCCCGAAAATTACAGGGCCACTATTTTGACCGAATTGCATTACTTCGATAATGAACGGACGGGGGAACGGACGTTCTTTTACAATAATTGGCTCGACTCGGTAGATGAGTTTTATAAAAACGGTAAGAACCAATTTTACCTTGATGCAGAAGATTTAGGTGGATATTTTAAAGTCGAAAGTGATGACCTTTCCGAAAATGAAAAAATTAAAGATATATACGATCAAGTTCGTTCTGGTTTGCGCTCTTCGGGAGAAGAGGGCCGGATTACGATGGACCGTCGCCCTAAAGAAGTCGTTCTTTCAGGAACCGCTTCGGCCAATGAGATCAACATGATTTTGGTAAGTGCATTACGCAAGAATGGCATCGAAGCTTATCCCTTTCTATATGCCAAGCGAAACCGCAAAAAGGTATTGTCAGAATTTCCCATTTTCACTCAGTTTTACTCAATTATGGCCATTGCCTATGTGGACGATTCATATACTTTGCTAGATGCTTCTGATATAACCCTCACTCCCGGAGAGATTGGCGAAATGTCATACAATGGTGAAGGACTTTCGGCAAAACCGAAATCCCCTAGATGGTTTCCTCTCAAGAGCAGGCTCCCATCAAATCAAAGATGCTCTGTTGAGCTCTCGGAGGTGGACGAAACATCTGTAAATGGAGAAATGAGAGTAACCCTTTCGGGAATTTATGCAGATAGAGTAAGGCACAAATTGTCTGATACCGAGGTATCTGATCTGGGAAATTATTTTAAACTTTCAGAAGGCGTGACTTTAGAGTATGTGGATAGCAATGTAAACGAGTATGTTGACAAGCTGGAAATCAATTTTAAAATCTCAATTTCTTTGGAGACGTTTGGAGGTTCTTATGTTTTTCCTGCTGTTGTCGTAGAGCCTATCACAGATAATCCATTTGACAAAAAGAATCGAAAATACCCCGTTGTGTATCCGGACAGATGGCAAGAGTCCTACACCTGTTTGCTGCGACTTGACGCTGAAAAATACGATGTGATTGTACCGGATTCTAAGAATCTCATCCTACCCGGTGAAGAAGCAGAATTGAGTTTTGCCGCGTCATACAATTTTGGAAGCTTGGTGGTGAGAAGCACTGTAAAAATGAATGAGGATCAATACTCCTTGGATAAGTACACCTCCCTTCGAACATTCTATGACCATGTTGTAGGAGCTCAAACATCATTTATAGAAATCCAGAAAAAGTGA
- a CDS encoding DUF3857 domain-containing protein, with the protein MRFTILLAALMTGLNTQAISINAIIEKSNTTLEVRSEKKIRESVHRRIRIISEKGNEHAQLAFYEDDFREMRLYDVNVFNSTGQLVRTFHKKDFSEQMGLEQLSSYDELRIFYLDASLSRYPYTIEYTYTFERDYIFDYSWSAAMSDYTITVDRDLTFSLPEEMEVSMFFDSTEVIHSQVLDDGIVIHSFRADSARSLVYEPYSPLNEKGRVQLIFNTFNFNGYKGSFESWSTFGLWMNDLWADRNQLSRSAFDAVYPSGYEHLSPKERARVAYRYIQKNMRYVAITYGMGGFQTMEANDTFKKGYGDCKALTNFMHSVLAYADVESFPALAYAGSNPVKIYPDRPTNSFNHVILCIPLDGDTLWTECTSNRSPFNYLSDFTDDRYVMLMTPTGGKLVRTPNYSEMDNSQERNVLIDISANGSAMVNFEGTYRNLAIDRSPFYRKEMAGFKNERAMELASIMKSFDVEEIEVDLFPQDQPIMNVNAQVKDRLFAKRMGSKMLVKPFLFKDRFPVFEDDARENDIYFRRGYSSIDTIQVLFPEHLHLNGPIENQSIHTEFGELELTAVESDQKDGVMLIRRFSFPSGLYAKDEYAKVKEFFEAMERTNTISLVLVP; encoded by the coding sequence ATGCGTTTTACCATTCTCCTCGCTGCCTTAATGACTGGTCTGAATACGCAAGCAATTAGTATCAATGCGATTATTGAAAAATCGAATACAACCCTTGAGGTTCGGTCGGAGAAGAAAATTCGAGAAAGCGTCCATCGAAGAATCCGGATTATTTCCGAAAAAGGAAATGAACATGCTCAACTTGCATTTTATGAAGACGATTTTAGAGAAATGCGTCTATACGATGTCAATGTATTCAATTCAACAGGTCAGTTGGTACGCACCTTCCATAAAAAGGATTTTTCAGAACAAATGGGTCTGGAGCAGTTAAGCAGTTATGATGAATTGAGGATTTTCTATCTGGACGCTTCGCTATCGAGATATCCATATACCATAGAATACACCTACACCTTTGAAAGAGACTATATCTTCGATTACTCTTGGTCGGCAGCCATGTCTGACTACACGATAACGGTAGATCGGGATCTCACTTTTTCTTTGCCTGAGGAAATGGAAGTCAGTATGTTTTTCGACAGTACGGAAGTCATTCATAGCCAAGTATTGGATGATGGAATTGTGATTCATTCGTTTCGTGCTGACTCCGCGAGAAGCTTGGTCTATGAGCCCTACTCACCTCTCAACGAAAAAGGCAGGGTTCAATTAATTTTTAACACGTTCAATTTCAACGGTTACAAGGGGTCTTTTGAATCGTGGAGTACTTTCGGGCTCTGGATGAATGATTTGTGGGCGGATCGCAATCAGCTTTCTCGCAGTGCATTCGATGCTGTTTATCCAAGTGGCTATGAACACTTGTCTCCTAAAGAACGGGCAAGAGTGGCTTATCGCTATATCCAGAAGAATATGAGGTATGTGGCTATTACTTATGGTATGGGTGGATTTCAGACCATGGAAGCCAATGATACCTTTAAGAAAGGCTACGGCGACTGCAAAGCACTCACCAATTTTATGCATTCGGTTCTGGCTTATGCCGATGTTGAATCTTTTCCTGCACTGGCTTATGCAGGTAGCAACCCGGTTAAAATCTATCCGGATCGTCCCACCAACTCATTTAATCATGTGATTCTTTGCATTCCCTTGGATGGTGATACCCTTTGGACTGAATGCACGAGCAACAGGTCACCATTTAATTATTTGTCTGATTTCACCGATGACCGCTACGTGATGTTGATGACACCTACAGGCGGAAAGCTTGTGAGAACTCCTAATTATTCAGAGATGGATAATTCACAAGAAAGAAATGTACTAATCGATATCTCCGCAAATGGTTCGGCAATGGTGAACTTTGAAGGTACTTATAGAAATTTGGCTATTGATCGTTCTCCCTTTTATAGAAAAGAAATGGCCGGATTTAAAAATGAGCGAGCAATGGAGTTAGCTTCCATTATGAAGTCATTTGATGTGGAGGAAATTGAAGTTGATCTGTTTCCACAAGACCAGCCCATTATGAATGTCAATGCTCAAGTGAAGGATCGGTTGTTTGCGAAGCGAATGGGGAGTAAAATGCTGGTCAAACCTTTTCTTTTCAAAGATCGTTTTCCTGTTTTTGAAGATGATGCCCGAGAAAATGATATCTACTTTCGCAGGGGATACTCATCCATAGATACCATTCAAGTTCTTTTTCCTGAGCACTTGCATCTGAACGGCCCCATTGAAAACCAATCCATACACACGGAGTTCGGTGAGCTTGAATTAACAGCAGTAGAGAGTGATCAAAAAGATGGGGTCATGCTCATTCGAAGGTTCTCTTTTCCGTCAGGATTATACGCCAAGGATGAATATGCCAAAGTCAAAGAATTCTTTGAAGCCATGGAGCGAACCAACACGATAAGCCTTGTTTTAGTTCCTTAA
- a CDS encoding AI-2E family transporter, producing the protein MPAKSRPINILFAVTIILALMFFGRSVLVPLAFSVLIAFVIYPICLRLERFGLGRVGSILIGELLVFILFGGLVLLLIWQFSEFLDQWPMINAKLQAAINRVNEIAVEQYAVPADEQLGYLQSLLFENTNRLFAFLQNLLFVSATGLVMLVLIPFYTALILYYRGLWIKSLVAATGEQHRQKVLRLVKGSIQKYFDFVKGMLLVYLIVGILNSFGLAILGVPHPILFGVIASLLTFIPYFGIVVGALLPMAVSWVTFDSIWYPIGVAAIFTIVQYLEANFIFPLAVSVKLKVNTLVSIVAIFAGALIWGPAGMILFVPFLGILKLIAKEVEGWEPLAIFLGDGSEDNLEELSE; encoded by the coding sequence ATGCCTGCCAAATCACGCCCAATCAACATACTTTTTGCCGTCACGATCATTCTGGCGTTAATGTTTTTCGGGAGGTCTGTTTTAGTACCATTGGCATTTTCGGTTCTCATCGCTTTTGTGATATATCCAATTTGCCTGAGGTTAGAACGATTTGGCCTTGGTAGAGTCGGCTCTATCCTAATTGGCGAGTTGCTGGTTTTTATACTCTTCGGAGGATTGGTGCTTCTATTGATCTGGCAGTTTAGTGAATTCCTTGATCAATGGCCTATGATCAATGCCAAGTTGCAGGCAGCTATCAATCGAGTAAACGAAATTGCAGTCGAACAATATGCCGTTCCTGCAGACGAGCAGCTGGGCTATTTGCAGTCTCTGCTATTTGAAAACACCAATCGTCTTTTCGCTTTTTTGCAAAATCTTCTTTTTGTTTCTGCTACAGGATTGGTGATGCTGGTACTTATTCCATTTTATACCGCTTTAATCCTTTACTACAGAGGTTTATGGATCAAGTCTCTGGTAGCTGCCACCGGTGAGCAACATCGACAAAAAGTACTTCGGCTGGTGAAAGGCTCCATTCAGAAGTATTTCGATTTCGTAAAAGGAATGCTTTTGGTTTATCTCATTGTGGGTATTTTGAATAGTTTCGGACTAGCCATTCTTGGTGTTCCCCACCCAATTCTTTTTGGTGTGATTGCCTCCTTACTCACTTTCATTCCCTATTTCGGAATAGTGGTCGGCGCGCTCTTGCCAATGGCCGTGTCATGGGTGACTTTCGACAGTATATGGTATCCCATCGGTGTAGCTGCCATATTCACCATAGTTCAGTACTTGGAGGCCAATTTCATTTTTCCTCTGGCGGTGAGCGTAAAGCTGAAGGTCAATACTTTGGTCAGCATAGTGGCTATTTTTGCGGGAGCCCTTATCTGGGGTCCTGCGGGTATGATTCTATTCGTTCCCTTTCTGGGCATTCTCAAGCTTATTGCTAAGGAGGTGGAAGGCTGGGAGCCACTGGCTATTTTTCTGGGAGATGGAAGCGAAGACAATCTTGAAGAACTTTCGGAATAG
- a CDS encoding mechanosensitive ion channel family protein: MEHLKDFMEYLKVVWFANSYARMIVAVGILILTIVVNMLFVKVFNSFIRRRTDDMHNDPTNYKFLRHAIVALIYVVGVSAAIYSIPSLRTLASSLLAGAGILAVAVGFASQQALSNMVSGIFLIMFKPFRVNDRITIQSNISGVVEDISLRHTVIRNFENRRVIIPNSIIGNEVLVNADYEEALICKWIDMGIGYGADYKLAKKIIQEEAMKHPFFIDNRTPEEKEEGVDAVRVRVLNWGDFSINIRAWVWTADNGAAFQLGCDLYESVKERFDAEGVEIPYPYRNVVHHNLPKDE, from the coding sequence ATGGAGCATCTTAAAGATTTTATGGAGTACCTCAAGGTGGTTTGGTTTGCCAATAGCTACGCAAGGATGATCGTGGCTGTGGGTATACTCATCCTCACGATAGTGGTGAATATGCTGTTCGTAAAGGTTTTCAACAGCTTTATCCGTCGAAGGACAGATGATATGCACAATGACCCCACCAATTATAAATTTTTACGGCATGCTATTGTGGCCCTTATATATGTCGTCGGAGTGAGTGCAGCGATTTATTCCATACCTAGTTTAAGGACACTTGCCAGTTCGCTTTTGGCAGGTGCAGGAATTTTGGCAGTAGCAGTAGGTTTTGCTTCGCAACAGGCTTTGAGCAATATGGTAAGCGGTATTTTCCTCATTATGTTTAAGCCTTTTCGGGTAAACGATCGAATTACTATTCAGAGTAATATATCGGGCGTGGTTGAGGATATTTCACTTCGACACACTGTCATCCGTAATTTTGAAAACCGACGAGTCATCATACCTAATTCCATTATTGGAAATGAAGTTTTGGTGAATGCCGATTATGAAGAGGCACTCATTTGTAAGTGGATTGATATGGGGATTGGCTATGGAGCAGATTATAAATTGGCCAAAAAGATCATCCAGGAAGAGGCGATGAAGCATCCCTTTTTTATCGACAACCGCACTCCTGAAGAAAAGGAAGAAGGTGTTGATGCCGTTCGTGTACGTGTATTGAATTGGGGCGATTTCTCCATAAATATCCGCGCTTGGGTTTGGACGGCCGATAACGGTGCCGCTTTTCAATTGGGCTGCGACTTATACGAGAGCGTCAAGGAGCGTTTTGACGCCGAAGGAGTGGAGATTCCTTATCCGTACAGAAATGTGGTGCATCACAATTTGCCAAAAGACGAATAA
- a CDS encoding sodium-dependent bicarbonate transport family permease has translation MDLHLLADNLTNPALLFFFLGIIAVQLKSDLAIPPNSSKFISMYLILSIGFKGGQELSHSHFDTEIAYSLLFGILLALVVPIYAYFILRRKFNVWNSGAIAAAYGSVSAVTFVTAISFLELEKIPFDGHMVAVMALMEAPSIIIGVLLISLFNKDNTDKPPLGKVLKHSVTNGSVLLIIGSLVIGYLASDAQAEGIKPFTTDIFKGFLAVFLLDMGITSGKELSSFMKKGWFALIFAIVIPVINGCAVAVFSGTFTESLGNRLLFAILAASASYIAVPAAMRLAAPKANPSLYLPMALAITFPFNITLGMPLYLYIAQST, from the coding sequence ATGGACCTGCATTTACTAGCCGACAATCTCACCAATCCGGCACTACTATTTTTCTTCTTAGGCATTATAGCCGTTCAGCTGAAAAGCGATTTAGCGATACCTCCCAACTCTTCGAAGTTTATCTCGATGTACCTCATCCTATCCATCGGCTTCAAAGGTGGACAAGAACTTTCACACAGCCACTTTGACACGGAAATAGCTTATTCACTCCTTTTTGGAATTCTCTTGGCTCTGGTCGTACCGATTTACGCGTATTTCATTCTCCGCCGCAAGTTCAATGTGTGGAACTCAGGCGCTATTGCCGCCGCCTATGGATCTGTGAGTGCGGTGACATTTGTGACGGCTATCTCTTTTTTGGAGTTGGAAAAAATACCATTTGACGGACATATGGTAGCCGTAATGGCACTAATGGAGGCTCCTTCGATTATTATCGGTGTACTGCTCATTAGCCTGTTTAATAAAGACAATACCGATAAGCCACCACTGGGAAAGGTATTAAAACACTCAGTCACCAATGGAAGTGTATTACTCATCATCGGAAGTTTGGTGATAGGCTATCTGGCCAGTGATGCCCAAGCCGAAGGAATCAAGCCATTTACTACCGATATTTTCAAAGGGTTCTTGGCGGTATTCCTACTGGATATGGGAATTACCAGCGGAAAGGAGCTTTCCTCTTTTATGAAAAAAGGTTGGTTTGCGCTGATATTTGCCATTGTTATACCTGTGATCAATGGATGTGCAGTAGCCGTATTCAGCGGTACTTTTACCGAAAGTTTGGGAAACAGATTACTCTTCGCGATTTTGGCGGCGAGTGCTTCTTATATCGCCGTACCTGCAGCCATGCGCCTGGCTGCGCCTAAGGCTAACCCAAGCTTGTACTTACCAATGGCTCTGGCCATTACTTTCCCATTTAACATCACTTTGGGAATGCCGCTTTATCTATACATCGCTCAGAGTACATAA
- a CDS encoding YqaE/Pmp3 family membrane protein: MSIVRIIFAIILPPLGVFLTVGLGKHFWINVLLTILGFVPGIVHAVWIIAKNDA; the protein is encoded by the coding sequence ATGAGTATTGTAAGAATCATTTTCGCCATCATTTTGCCACCACTGGGAGTATTTCTCACGGTAGGATTGGGTAAGCATTTCTGGATTAATGTGCTTTTGACCATTCTGGGCTTTGTACCGGGCATTGTGCATGCCGTCTGGATTATTGCCAAGAATGATGCATAG
- a CDS encoding SatD family protein, translating to MIAIITGDIINSTEDDSTQWLSLLKKVLNRYGKSPERWEIFRGDSFQLEVEPKNALLTAFHIKACIKQTGSRDVRMAIGIGEATHKAARISESNGSAYVRSGESFEELKKQTLAIRTENEDIDETINLMLQLALLIADNWSSAVATIVNASIENPDKPQKELAKLLNKSQSSVSEAMSRGGYGEMMKVHQYYSKRIDRL from the coding sequence ATGATTGCAATCATCACAGGAGATATTATAAACTCCACCGAAGACGATTCGACTCAATGGCTGTCGCTCCTTAAGAAGGTTCTGAATCGCTATGGGAAAAGTCCCGAACGATGGGAGATTTTCAGAGGAGACAGTTTTCAGTTGGAGGTTGAACCCAAAAATGCCTTGCTCACAGCCTTTCATATCAAGGCGTGTATCAAGCAAACGGGTAGCAGAGATGTCAGGATGGCCATTGGCATTGGTGAGGCCACCCACAAGGCAGCGCGCATTTCAGAATCCAATGGTTCGGCCTACGTACGATCGGGAGAAAGCTTCGAGGAATTGAAAAAACAAACCCTTGCCATTCGCACAGAGAACGAAGACATTGATGAAACCATCAACCTTATGTTGCAACTGGCTCTGCTCATCGCAGATAATTGGAGCTCGGCGGTGGCGACAATAGTCAATGCATCCATCGAGAACCCCGACAAGCCGCAAAAAGAACTCGCGAAGCTTTTGAATAAATCTCAAAGTAGTGTGAGTGAAGCCATGTCGCGCGGAGGATATGGTGAGATGATGAAAGTGCATCAATATTATTCCAAACGAATCGATAGGCTATGA
- a CDS encoding DUF3307 domain-containing protein produces MTLLFIKMLLAHVLGDFVFQPKGWVEHKLKRRHKSKYLYFHILIHLAALLVVFRFDFSYWPVFVVVPISHLVIDLIKINLNKKVNIRRLFVSDQLAHIGVILALTFYYFPDFSISQELFSEGALLLLLCLIVLTSVGSILIQVLMSRWVVAEDKENQSLPAAGKYIGILERLFIFVFVILNQWSAIGFLITAKSVFRFGDLSRAKDRKLTEYILIGTLLSFGLAILTGLVFNRFYEGL; encoded by the coding sequence ATGACTCTCCTCTTTATAAAAATGCTTTTGGCCCATGTCTTGGGAGATTTTGTTTTTCAGCCAAAGGGGTGGGTAGAGCATAAGCTAAAACGGCGGCATAAATCCAAGTATCTATACTTCCATATACTGATTCACCTGGCCGCCCTATTAGTCGTATTTCGTTTTGACTTCAGTTATTGGCCTGTCTTTGTGGTTGTCCCGATCAGTCATCTCGTTATCGATTTGATTAAAATAAACCTAAATAAAAAGGTGAATATCCGTAGGCTGTTTGTGTCTGATCAACTCGCTCATATCGGGGTGATTTTGGCCCTGACATTCTATTATTTTCCTGATTTTTCAATTTCACAAGAACTGTTTTCTGAGGGAGCTCTTCTTCTATTGTTGTGTCTAATTGTTCTCACTTCCGTGGGATCAATACTTATACAGGTGTTGATGAGTCGATGGGTAGTTGCCGAGGACAAAGAAAATCAGTCGCTTCCTGCAGCAGGAAAGTACATTGGCATTTTAGAGCGACTCTTTATATTCGTTTTTGTGATACTAAATCAATGGTCAGCCATCGGATTTTTAATCACTGCAAAATCCGTTTTTCGGTTTGGCGATCTGTCTCGGGCTAAGGACCGAAAACTAACCGAGTATATCCTCATCGGGACACTTCTCAGTTTTGGCTTAGCAATTCTGACGGGGTTGGTATTCAACCGATTTTATGAAGGACTTTAA
- a CDS encoding 5'-nucleotidase, lipoprotein e(P4) family produces the protein MNKISAIALSIFIALTACEEIAVQQTEPARKDSTEIKSQDYLIHSTLYAQSAAEYKALCYQAYELAGIQLERALAKGVKKPTVILDLDETVLDNSPYTAWQIVTNNPYSPDTWAKWVEDASAEAVPGSIEFLTWAHSHGVELYYISNRSTDGLKATIKNLQSLGVPQADSSHIFLKTNTSDKSERRAKVKAGSADIILYIGDNLGDYSEVWDKPANVKERLNNVQVHRDEMGVNFIVLPNSLYGTWEGAVYNYDRSFNNTERDSLRRIYLDPWGADAL, from the coding sequence ATGAATAAGATCAGCGCCATTGCTCTTTCAATTTTCATTGCCCTGACGGCCTGTGAAGAAATAGCCGTCCAGCAAACAGAGCCTGCGAGAAAAGACTCTACAGAAATAAAATCGCAAGATTACCTCATCCACTCTACGCTCTACGCCCAAAGCGCTGCAGAGTATAAAGCCCTCTGCTACCAAGCTTATGAGCTTGCAGGAATTCAGCTCGAGAGGGCTTTGGCCAAAGGGGTTAAAAAGCCGACTGTCATTCTCGATTTGGATGAAACGGTTTTGGACAATAGTCCATACACAGCTTGGCAAATAGTAACCAACAACCCCTACTCGCCTGATACTTGGGCAAAATGGGTGGAAGATGCCAGTGCGGAAGCTGTGCCCGGGTCAATCGAATTTTTAACGTGGGCGCATAGCCACGGAGTTGAGCTTTACTATATCAGCAACCGTAGCACCGATGGTTTGAAAGCGACCATTAAAAATCTCCAAAGTCTCGGAGTACCTCAAGCCGATTCAAGTCATATTTTTCTAAAAACGAATACCTCAGATAAATCTGAAAGAAGGGCGAAAGTGAAAGCAGGATCGGCAGACATCATCCTCTACATTGGAGATAATTTGGGTGACTACTCAGAGGTATGGGACAAACCTGCCAATGTCAAAGAACGACTAAATAATGTGCAAGTCCACCGAGACGAAATGGGAGTGAATTTCATCGTTTTGCCAAATTCTCTTTACGGCACCTGGGAAGGGGCTGTTTACAATTACGATCGTTCGTTTAACAACACGGAGCGAGATTCCTTAAGGAGAATCTATTTAGACCCATGGGGAGCTGATGCTCTTTAA
- a CDS encoding PAS domain-containing protein, producing MTGPLSDHSKIELFNETFNKSLIPMFWCNSSKFVMFNEAFLALSGYDRDDLLNVGFDDLSMDQNNFNTLTEIHKGLEPREAKIVTWHMQSKDGQTGVYELRLTKLPFEEKTDYYYGVMRSMGKGNLDAEIFSDMITKLKNSLEASNQAVWEWYSSIEKVSVYDAHVGIFEKEMTVVEFDQEYFLSKVHPTDRQRVKLNWLNVLESQNDDYSIEYRVLNNHNEYIWVHSDGKVMERDSKRSPLRISGIIRNIDEQKKKEQIIMEQTQKLIDYAFMNSHLLRGPASSVIGLVDLLSEEYSADNLKHLKETAIKLDERIHEINNMIESTEEESGIISAHIQKVSLICKDSLQSMILKNTVEDIALEMNFDLNKDLDEYLSTNEDTGIAEVVILDEDSCDDLWSFLTDFEAAHPHTPVYILASRFDISLIDRLNRNTCVHGIILKSDDHHGLFEFLKTLNA from the coding sequence ATGACAGGGCCATTATCCGATCATTCTAAAATCGAGCTCTTCAACGAGACATTTAATAAGTCTCTCATCCCCATGTTTTGGTGTAACTCATCAAAATTTGTGATGTTCAATGAAGCATTTCTGGCATTATCCGGGTATGATCGAGATGATCTTCTCAATGTTGGATTTGATGATCTCAGCATGGATCAAAACAATTTCAATACACTAACAGAAATTCACAAAGGTCTTGAGCCAAGGGAAGCGAAAATCGTGACCTGGCACATGCAGAGCAAAGATGGTCAGACCGGTGTTTACGAACTTCGATTGACCAAATTGCCATTTGAAGAAAAGACTGATTATTACTATGGAGTGATGCGATCGATGGGCAAAGGAAATCTTGATGCAGAGATTTTCTCAGACATGATCACGAAGCTTAAAAATTCCCTTGAAGCTTCAAATCAAGCAGTTTGGGAGTGGTATTCATCCATTGAAAAAGTTTCCGTCTATGACGCACATGTCGGTATCTTCGAAAAAGAAATGACAGTGGTTGAGTTCGATCAAGAATATTTCCTTTCGAAAGTACACCCTACCGACCGCCAACGAGTTAAGCTCAATTGGCTCAATGTACTGGAAAGCCAAAACGACGATTACTCCATCGAGTATAGAGTTCTCAATAATCATAACGAGTACATCTGGGTGCACTCAGATGGTAAGGTGATGGAGCGCGACTCCAAAAGAAGTCCACTCAGAATATCGGGAATAATTCGCAACATCGATGAGCAAAAGAAGAAAGAACAGATCATCATGGAACAAACGCAAAAATTAATTGACTATGCGTTTATGAATTCACATTTATTGAGAGGCCCTGCCTCTTCCGTTATCGGCTTAGTAGACTTGCTTTCTGAGGAATACAGTGCCGACAATCTTAAACATTTAAAAGAAACGGCTATTAAGCTGGATGAGAGAATCCACGAGATTAATAATATGATAGAATCTACTGAAGAGGAAAGTGGAATCATAAGCGCACATATTCAAAAGGTTAGCCTTATTTGCAAGGATAGCTTGCAGAGTATGATCCTCAAAAACACAGTAGAGGACATTGCACTCGAAATGAATTTTGATCTGAATAAAGATCTTGATGAATATCTCTCTACCAATGAAGATACGGGTATAGCGGAAGTCGTCATTCTCGACGAAGATTCTTGCGACGACCTCTGGTCTTTTTTAACTGATTTTGAGGCCGCTCACCCGCATACTCCGGTTTATATTTTGGCTTCACGATTTGATATCAGCCTCATAGACCGTCTCAACAGAAATACCTGTGTACATGGTATCATTCTAAAATCTGATGACCATCACGGGCTCTTTGAATTTCTTAAAACTCTGAACGCGTAG